A DNA window from Flavisolibacter ginsenosidimutans contains the following coding sequences:
- a CDS encoding arginase family protein has protein sequence MFDSILDFLQPVNCAEISNDTGYKEGQIGKSIDTYEEEFPNLDEADIVLVGCGEQRGAALLHQSTAPTSVRSEFYNLYQWHSDVKLADAGDVKIGKTVNDTYAALKMVVHELISANKTVVILGGSNDLALSQYHAFADDKNAIDAVGVDALIDINLESPFRADNFLMELLTLEPNYMRHYNHIGFQSYYVHPRMLETMDKLRFDCFRVGTVKEHMEEMEPVIRNCSFMAFDISAIAAAFAPANHLTPNGLNGEEACTLMQYAGMSPNLQSVGLYNYRPERDVESLTAKQLSQMLWYFIDGFSRNKREAKLDERESFNEFHTMFSDVDTVFLQSKKTGRWWMQMPDKEFIACSYKDYLIASNNDYPERWLRAQERP, from the coding sequence ATGTTCGATTCAATATTAGATTTTTTACAACCTGTCAACTGCGCCGAAATCAGCAATGACACAGGCTACAAAGAAGGACAGATCGGCAAAAGCATTGACACCTACGAGGAAGAGTTTCCAAACCTTGACGAAGCCGATATTGTATTGGTTGGTTGCGGCGAACAACGCGGCGCAGCCTTGCTTCATCAAAGCACGGCTCCGACCTCGGTACGCAGCGAGTTTTACAACCTGTACCAATGGCACAGCGACGTAAAACTTGCCGATGCGGGCGACGTAAAAATTGGCAAGACCGTTAACGACACCTACGCGGCGCTAAAAATGGTCGTGCATGAATTAATCAGTGCGAACAAAACCGTTGTCATTCTTGGCGGCTCCAACGACCTTGCGCTTTCGCAATACCATGCTTTCGCCGACGACAAAAACGCAATTGACGCCGTGGGCGTGGATGCGCTCATTGACATTAATCTTGAATCGCCTTTTCGCGCCGATAATTTTTTGATGGAATTGCTTACGCTTGAGCCCAACTACATGCGGCACTATAACCACATCGGCTTTCAAAGCTATTACGTGCATCCGCGCATGTTGGAAACAATGGACAAGTTGCGCTTCGACTGCTTTCGCGTGGGTACGGTGAAGGAACACATGGAAGAAATGGAACCCGTCATTCGCAATTGCAGTTTTATGGCTTTTGATATTTCCGCGATTGCAGCCGCTTTTGCACCGGCCAATCATCTTACACCAAACGGCTTGAACGGCGAGGAAGCCTGTACGCTGATGCAATACGCCGGCATGAGCCCGAACCTGCAAAGCGTGGGGCTTTACAATTACCGTCCCGAACGCGACGTGGAGAGCCTTACGGCGAAGCAACTAAGCCAGATGCTTTGGTATTTTATTGACGGTTTCAGTCGAAACAAACGCGAAGCAAAACTGGACGAACGCGAATCTTTCAACGAGTTTCACACGATGTTCTCCGACGTGGATACCGTGTTTTTGCAAAGCAAAAAAACCGGCCGCTGGTGGATGCAGATGCCGGACAAGGAATTCATTGCCTGCTCGTATAAAGATTATCTCATAGCCAGCAACAACGACTATCCCGAACGCTGGCTGCGGGCACAGGAAAGACCTTAA
- a CDS encoding tetratricopeptide repeat protein, which produces MKFYNRLIQYRLYIGIILLIGGLALNLTVSGFWPVFPLYLIGVILIAGHFFFGPLRLIQVHMEEGNMEEAERIVNSIQFPNLLYKPIRSVYYTLKGNLAMMKQDFDTAEKNMKKGLDLGMPMKEAEGASLLQMGMLALQKNDFKQGESYIRQALRKGLHDKESQAAAYLQMCSIMMNKRDMNSYRAAKDFFRKAKALKPTTPQIVDQIKQIEKYISRIPG; this is translated from the coding sequence ATGAAGTTTTACAACCGGCTCATTCAGTATCGTCTCTATATAGGAATCATTTTGCTTATCGGGGGCCTGGCACTCAACCTTACGGTCAGCGGCTTTTGGCCGGTGTTTCCGCTTTATCTTATTGGTGTTATTTTAATCGCCGGTCATTTTTTCTTCGGGCCTTTGCGCCTCATACAAGTGCACATGGAAGAAGGCAACATGGAAGAAGCCGAACGCATCGTCAATTCCATTCAATTTCCCAACCTTTTGTACAAGCCTATTCGCTCGGTTTATTATACCCTCAAGGGCAACCTCGCAATGATGAAGCAGGATTTTGACACGGCCGAAAAGAACATGAAAAAAGGCCTCGACCTGGGCATGCCAATGAAAGAAGCCGAAGGCGCCAGCCTGCTGCAAATGGGCATGTTGGCTTTGCAGAAAAACGATTTCAAGCAGGGCGAAAGCTACATCCGCCAAGCCTTGCGCAAAGGCTTGCACGACAAGGAAAGCCAGGCCGCGGCTTATTTGCAGATGTGTTCCATCATGATGAACAAACGCGACATGAACTCTTACCGCGCCGCTAAAGACTTCTTTCGCAAAGCCAAGGCTTTAAAGCCTACCACGCCGCAGATTGTCGATCAGATCAAACAAATTGAAAAATACATTTCACGAATACCGGGGTAA
- a CDS encoding four helix bundle protein, producing the protein MFLQLKHKSLHVYEAVRELTREVYKASMLLPPEEKFNMVQQIRRAALSVKLNLAEGSTRRSEVERNRFIEIARGSVVEIDAAFETAVDLDYFKLEQLQKTSELLNKCFAMLSNMIV; encoded by the coding sequence ATGTTTTTGCAACTCAAACACAAGTCGCTACATGTTTACGAAGCTGTACGTGAACTGACGAGAGAGGTTTACAAGGCTTCAATGTTGCTGCCCCCAGAAGAAAAATTCAACATGGTGCAGCAAATCAGGAGAGCGGCTTTGTCGGTGAAATTGAATTTAGCTGAAGGCTCAACGAGACGTTCTGAAGTAGAGCGAAACCGTTTCATCGAAATCGCAAGAGGGTCGGTTGTAGAAATAGATGCGGCTTTCGAAACTGCAGTAGATCTTGATTATTTTAAACTTGAACAATTACAAAAAACAAGTGAGCTGCTGAACAAATGTTTTGCCATGCTCTCCAATATGATTGTATGA
- a CDS encoding VOC family protein yields the protein MKRFFSPCFLTVYLFLPFYMNAQKPVFNHLALYVTDLQKSTVFYRDVIGLDTIPEPFHDGKHTWFAVGPTGHLHVIAGAASPTPHAKDNHLCFSVPSVDAFVKRLNKANIPYEDWPGKPQSITTRVDGVKQIYFKDPDGYWIEINDAVQ from the coding sequence ATGAAAAGATTCTTTTCTCCTTGTTTTCTCACCGTTTACCTTTTTCTTCCCTTTTATATGAACGCACAAAAACCGGTCTTTAATCACCTTGCCTTGTACGTAACCGATTTGCAAAAGAGCACCGTCTTTTATAGAGATGTCATTGGCCTTGATACCATTCCCGAACCCTTTCACGACGGCAAGCACACGTGGTTCGCCGTTGGACCAACCGGCCATTTGCACGTCATTGCCGGAGCGGCTTCTCCCACGCCTCATGCCAAAGACAACCACCTTTGCTTTAGTGTTCCTTCGGTAGATGCTTTTGTAAAGCGGTTGAATAAAGCCAACATTCCTTACGAAGACTGGCCCGGCAAACCCCAATCAATCACTACGCGGGTGGACGGCGTGAAGCAAATCTATTTTAAAGACCCCGACGGCTATTGGATAGAGATCAACGACGCTGTGCAGTAA
- a CDS encoding glycerophosphodiester phosphodiesterase, which produces MKKKCLLFLLLLLFFSCRKKYEAPVPSLNWDLYNASSAVKLTSKAVKLLDGVYNISDGNDRFGNDCALKWSYTANGTDTTYNLSFFCQKDIIYFVCEGKRTADSSILLNGYWRRMIGTETGKVWLTIDRNNGAMKLLNNTWTPGDNLIITGNYGLSDDAPSIPVSLRYARPLYKGKPLEIVAHRGGGRSADLLPASENTVEIVKLASRFGATGIEIDVRLTSDGVPILFHDATLNERLIQKNGMVGPVGSYSYAQLTSLVRLINGERIPTLRDVLNTVVYNTALRYVWLDTKLTGNLQVERDLQAEFMQKAAAIGRTLLITIGIPDKTVLDNFRALPNYASVPSVNELTIDDVHAANSTIWGPRFTLGLQNDAVSSMHGEGRKVFVWTLDSQADINEFLTNGQFDGILSNYPSAVAYAYYTKQ; this is translated from the coding sequence ATGAAAAAGAAATGCCTTCTTTTTTTGTTGCTTCTTTTGTTTTTCTCCTGCAGAAAAAAATACGAAGCACCCGTTCCTTCGCTTAACTGGGATTTGTACAATGCGTCTTCGGCCGTGAAGCTAACGAGCAAGGCGGTGAAACTGCTCGATGGCGTTTACAACATCAGCGACGGCAACGATCGCTTTGGCAACGATTGTGCATTGAAGTGGAGTTATACCGCCAACGGAACGGATACGACTTACAACCTTTCTTTCTTTTGCCAAAAAGACATCATCTATTTTGTTTGCGAAGGCAAGCGCACCGCTGACAGCTCTATTTTACTTAACGGTTATTGGCGAAGAATGATCGGCACCGAAACCGGAAAGGTCTGGCTTACCATTGACAGGAACAACGGCGCCATGAAATTGCTTAACAACACATGGACACCAGGCGACAACCTCATCATCACCGGCAATTACGGCCTCTCGGACGATGCGCCTTCCATTCCTGTTTCACTGCGCTATGCAAGGCCTTTGTATAAAGGTAAACCACTTGAGATTGTGGCACACCGCGGCGGCGGTCGTTCTGCTGATTTATTGCCGGCTTCGGAAAACACCGTTGAAATTGTAAAGCTGGCGTCACGCTTCGGTGCCACGGGAATTGAAATAGATGTTCGCCTGACTTCCGATGGCGTACCCATCTTGTTTCACGACGCCACGTTGAACGAAAGACTAATCCAAAAAAACGGAATGGTAGGGCCGGTCGGCAGTTACAGTTATGCGCAGTTGACATCGCTGGTGCGGCTGATTAACGGCGAACGCATTCCCACCTTGCGCGATGTCCTTAATACAGTGGTGTACAACACGGCTTTGCGTTACGTATGGCTGGATACAAAACTGACCGGCAATCTTCAGGTAGAACGCGACCTGCAAGCCGAGTTTATGCAAAAAGCCGCAGCCATTGGCCGCACGTTGCTCATCACCATCGGCATCCCCGATAAAACCGTGCTGGATAATTTTAGAGCATTGCCCAACTACGCCTCTGTACCCTCGGTAAATGAATTAACGATTGACGACGTGCATGCCGCCAACTCAACAATTTGGGGCCCGCGATTTACACTTGGCTTGCAAAACGACGCCGTTTCGTCCATGCACGGTGAGGGCCGCAAAGTGTTTGTTTGGACGCTCGACAGCCAAGCCGATATAAACGAATTTTTAACCAACGGGCAATTCGACGGTATTCTTTCCAATTACCCATCAGCCGTAGCGTATGCGTATTATACAAAACAATAA
- a CDS encoding metallophosphoesterase family protein, which yields MLKLLCLFLVLLCVKLHAQTIADSTELCFASDTQKPMWVETLFLKKDHNQQATKLLFDAVTKRKPGAFFIMGDVVNLGYSNHQWKPMDAYLKSLRDENVPVYAALGNHEVMGQAGKGMRKFQKRFPDHVPTGYLEVKDSVAVILLNSNFGTLSAEQNTAQIAWYKQTLQKLDADPAIQFIISGCHHSPYTNSKIVGSSKDVQEKFVPLFMASKKSRLFISGHSHNFEHFQKGGKDFLVIGGGGGLHQPLRTGQGCLDDLAVDYKPQFHYLTVKRCGDELKVSSVQLKKDFTCFDNGQSLVIGKEAIPLADVAAVKATK from the coding sequence ATGCTCAAGCTTCTTTGTCTTTTCCTCGTTCTCCTTTGCGTAAAACTCCATGCGCAAACGATTGCCGACAGCACCGAGCTTTGCTTTGCCTCCGACACGCAAAAGCCCATGTGGGTAGAAACGCTTTTCCTTAAAAAAGATCACAACCAGCAAGCCACCAAACTGTTGTTTGATGCCGTGACCAAACGCAAGCCCGGCGCCTTTTTCATTATGGGCGATGTGGTGAACCTCGGTTACAGCAATCATCAATGGAAGCCGATGGACGCTTATCTAAAAAGCCTTCGTGATGAGAACGTGCCGGTATATGCAGCCCTTGGCAACCACGAAGTAATGGGACAAGCCGGTAAAGGAATGCGCAAGTTTCAGAAGCGTTTTCCCGACCATGTGCCCACGGGTTATCTGGAGGTAAAGGATTCAGTTGCGGTCATTCTGCTGAATTCAAATTTTGGAACGCTTTCGGCTGAACAAAACACCGCACAAATAGCTTGGTACAAACAAACGCTCCAAAAACTTGACGCCGATCCCGCAATCCAGTTTATCATTTCCGGTTGTCATCATTCGCCTTATACCAACAGTAAAATTGTGGGCAGCAGTAAAGACGTGCAGGAGAAGTTTGTTCCCTTGTTCATGGCCTCTAAAAAAAGCCGGCTTTTTATCAGTGGCCACTCGCACAACTTCGAGCATTTTCAAAAAGGCGGGAAAGATTTTCTGGTCATTGGCGGCGGCGGCGGACTGCACCAGCCTTTGCGCACCGGCCAGGGTTGCCTTGATGACTTGGCAGTTGATTACAAACCACAGTTTCACTACCTCACCGTAAAACGTTGCGGCGACGAGTTAAAAGTTAGCTCTGTGCAATTAAAAAAGGATTTCACTTGCTTCGACAACGGGCAATCACTGGTGATAGGGAAGGAAGCAATTCCGCTGGCCGATGTGGCGGCTGTGAAGGCAACCAAATAG
- a CDS encoding alpha-amylase family glycosyl hydrolase yields MCKLFSTAVIAVLFLTSCSNTANTSTTANDSASKTSSDSAATVDGHPAWIEQGNVYEVNVRQYTPEGTFNAFAPNLQRLKDMGVQTLWFMPVNPISKFGRKGVLGSYYAVSDYDAINPEYGNMDDWKALVNKAHSMGFKVIIDWVPNHTGADHPWLNNHPNFFVKDSTGKPAVAFDWSDVRQLDYKNTEMQDSMIAAMKYWVKNTNIDGFRCDVAWNVPGEFWKKCITQLKAAKPGMFFLAEGDKPYLLQNGFDAFYPWDAFHMMINVAKGKRLAFALDSVKARYDTAYPPAAIPMYFTSNHDENSWNKADYGTMPGASHAPFAVFTQTFAKSVPLIYSGQEEPFLDSVSFFYKDTITMHDYKRAPFYKTLLNLRKSNSALAANASFKKLRTSNDAAIYAYERQNGANKVLVVLNLSAKPQKFTWTDQPSEKEWSNVFLMNKEPALTSIEPWGYAVYERK; encoded by the coding sequence ATGTGCAAACTCTTTTCAACAGCGGTCATCGCTGTTCTTTTTTTGACGTCTTGCAGCAACACCGCCAACACGAGTACAACGGCCAACGATTCTGCAAGCAAAACATCATCCGATTCTGCGGCTACTGTTGATGGCCACCCGGCCTGGATTGAACAAGGCAATGTTTACGAAGTCAACGTTCGGCAATACACACCGGAGGGAACCTTCAACGCCTTCGCGCCAAACCTTCAACGCTTAAAAGACATGGGCGTGCAAACGCTTTGGTTCATGCCCGTCAACCCCATTTCAAAATTTGGGCGCAAGGGTGTATTGGGAAGTTATTATGCCGTGTCGGATTACGATGCCATCAATCCCGAATACGGCAACATGGACGATTGGAAGGCCCTTGTGAACAAAGCACACAGCATGGGCTTTAAAGTCATTATTGATTGGGTGCCCAACCATACCGGCGCCGATCATCCCTGGCTAAACAATCATCCTAACTTTTTTGTGAAAGACAGTACCGGGAAACCGGCCGTGGCTTTTGATTGGAGCGATGTTCGTCAACTTGATTACAAGAACACCGAGATGCAGGACAGCATGATCGCGGCCATGAAATACTGGGTGAAGAATACGAACATTGATGGCTTTCGTTGCGACGTAGCCTGGAACGTGCCCGGTGAGTTTTGGAAGAAATGCATCACGCAGTTAAAAGCCGCAAAGCCCGGCATGTTCTTTCTGGCCGAAGGCGACAAGCCTTATCTCCTGCAAAACGGCTTTGATGCGTTTTATCCCTGGGACGCTTTTCACATGATGATAAACGTGGCAAAGGGTAAGCGTCTGGCATTTGCGTTGGACAGTGTGAAAGCCAGATACGACACGGCTTATCCGCCGGCTGCCATTCCAATGTATTTCACCAGCAACCACGACGAGAACAGTTGGAACAAAGCCGACTACGGCACCATGCCCGGCGCTTCTCATGCACCCTTTGCCGTGTTCACGCAAACCTTTGCGAAATCGGTGCCGCTCATTTACAGCGGACAGGAAGAACCTTTCCTTGACAGCGTAAGTTTTTTCTACAAAGACACCATAACGATGCACGATTACAAACGTGCGCCTTTTTACAAAACGCTTTTGAATCTGCGCAAAAGCAATTCCGCACTGGCAGCAAACGCATCGTTTAAAAAATTACGCACCTCAAACGATGCGGCTATTTATGCTTATGAAAGACAGAATGGAGCCAATAAAGTTTTGGTTGTGCTTAATCTTTCGGCAAAGCCGCAAAAATTTACGTGGACCGACCAACCCTCGGAAAAAGAATGGAGCAACGTTTTCTTAATGAACAAAGAACCGGCGCTTACATCAATCGAGCCGTGGGGTTACGCGGTGTATGAAAGGAAGTGA
- a CDS encoding bifunctional metallophosphatase/5'-nucleotidase, translating into MKRFFLLILPLSILVSCKTASSITGNKDNGKIDVTFLQINDVYEIAPLGGGKEGGIARVATLKKEYLQKNPNTFLVIAGDFVSPSVYNSLQVAGKAVRGKQMVEALGSAGLDYAMFGNHEFDIKESELQDRIDESSFGWISSNAFHKTKSGVEPFVKEGKGPLPKTFILRVKDADGTTAKIGMLALTGPFNKADFVSYTDVMQAAKEAYNALKDSSDVVIAITHQSMDADELLAKEVPGLTAIIGGHEHDGRYAKVAGIPITKAVANAKNAYVIQLRINKKKGTHNVKTSIETLNEKVALDSATNVVVQKWNRIAEENYGSLGFDAKKVMIEKGEPLEGRETAVRSRPTNLTQLIVAAIKDAAPRADIAVMNGGSIRVDDVLQSPVTQYDILRTLPFGGALSEADMKGSLVIKMLEAGRKNIGSGGFLQYSENLAYVADKWILNGQAIDPAKTYRMVLPEFVFSGKEANMDFLKPDNVDVVKVYPTAGKGEPLSDIRLAVVRYLEKNKAQYMK; encoded by the coding sequence ATGAAACGTTTCTTCCTTCTCATTCTTCCGCTTTCCATTCTTGTGTCGTGCAAAACCGCAAGCTCAATTACCGGCAACAAAGACAACGGCAAGATTGACGTAACCTTTCTCCAGATAAATGATGTGTATGAAATAGCGCCGCTTGGCGGTGGCAAAGAAGGCGGCATTGCAAGAGTAGCCACATTGAAAAAAGAATACCTGCAAAAGAACCCGAACACATTTTTGGTTATCGCCGGCGATTTCGTCAGCCCTTCCGTTTACAACAGTTTACAGGTGGCTGGCAAAGCCGTACGCGGCAAGCAAATGGTAGAAGCCCTGGGCAGCGCCGGGTTGGATTACGCCATGTTTGGCAACCACGAATTTGACATTAAGGAAAGCGAGTTGCAGGACCGCATTGACGAGTCATCTTTCGGATGGATTTCTTCCAATGCTTTTCACAAAACAAAAAGCGGTGTTGAGCCTTTTGTAAAAGAAGGCAAAGGGCCGCTGCCAAAAACATTTATCCTGCGGGTAAAGGACGCCGATGGCACCACCGCGAAAATTGGGATGTTGGCGCTCACGGGTCCTTTCAACAAAGCGGATTTTGTAAGCTATACCGATGTAATGCAAGCGGCGAAAGAAGCCTACAATGCGTTGAAAGATTCGTCCGATGTCGTTATCGCCATCACGCACCAAAGCATGGATGCCGATGAATTGTTGGCAAAAGAAGTTCCCGGCCTTACGGCCATCATTGGCGGGCACGAACACGACGGCCGCTACGCAAAGGTGGCCGGTATCCCCATTACCAAAGCCGTTGCCAATGCAAAGAATGCTTACGTGATTCAATTGCGCATCAACAAAAAGAAAGGCACGCACAACGTAAAAACAAGCATCGAAACACTGAACGAAAAAGTAGCCTTGGACAGCGCAACAAATGTGGTGGTGCAGAAATGGAACCGCATTGCCGAAGAGAATTACGGTTCGCTTGGCTTTGATGCAAAAAAAGTAATGATCGAAAAAGGCGAACCGCTTGAAGGCCGTGAAACAGCCGTGCGCAGCCGGCCAACCAACCTTACGCAATTAATTGTTGCGGCCATCAAAGACGCCGCACCACGGGCCGACATTGCCGTGATGAACGGCGGCTCCATCCGCGTGGACGATGTGCTGCAGTCGCCCGTTACGCAATACGATATTTTGCGGACGCTGCCCTTTGGCGGCGCTCTTAGCGAAGCCGATATGAAAGGAAGCTTGGTGATTAAAATGCTGGAAGCGGGAAGAAAAAACATCGGCAGCGGTGGCTTTTTGCAGTACAGCGAAAACCTTGCTTACGTTGCTGATAAATGGATATTAAACGGGCAAGCCATTGACCCGGCAAAAACCTACCGCATGGTGCTGCCGGAGTTTGTTTTTTCGGGTAAGGAAGCCAACATGGATTTTTTAAAACCCGATAACGTGGACGTGGTGAAAGTCTACCCCACCGCCGGCAAAGGCGAGCCTTTGTCTGACATTCGTTTGGCGGTGGTGCGTTACCTCGAAAAGAACAAAGCCCAATACATGAAATAA
- the ypfJ gene encoding KPN_02809 family neutral zinc metallopeptidase, producing the protein MRWQGQEESGNVEDRRGIGGGHIAVGGGIIGVIVLLFNLFTGNNVDPSQLPMGNGQQSTQLSPDQKAAQDDQAKLSRVVLRSTEKVWAQQLPQQVNVAYTNPILVLFNDATQSGCGGASSATGPFYCPADQKLYLDLSFFDMLSNRFHAAGDFAKAYVIAHEVGHHIQYLLGTSDKMDRLRQRLSEEEYNKYSVKLELQADFFAGVWAHYAQGQGLLEAGDMESALKAAQAIGDDQLQKEAQGYAVPESFTHGTSAQRMFWLKKGFETGDIKQGDTFNDPGLQ; encoded by the coding sequence ATGCGTTGGCAGGGACAAGAAGAAAGCGGTAACGTAGAAGATCGCCGGGGCATTGGCGGTGGTCACATTGCAGTGGGCGGCGGCATCATCGGCGTCATCGTATTGCTCTTCAATCTTTTCACCGGGAACAACGTTGACCCCTCGCAGTTGCCCATGGGAAACGGACAGCAATCAACGCAGCTATCGCCCGACCAGAAGGCTGCCCAAGACGACCAGGCCAAGTTGTCAAGAGTGGTCTTGCGTTCCACCGAGAAAGTTTGGGCACAGCAACTGCCGCAACAGGTAAACGTTGCGTACACAAACCCGATCCTTGTGCTTTTTAACGATGCCACACAATCGGGCTGCGGCGGTGCCAGCAGTGCTACGGGGCCGTTTTATTGTCCAGCCGATCAGAAGCTTTACCTCGATCTTTCTTTCTTCGACATGCTGAGCAACCGTTTTCACGCCGCCGGCGATTTTGCCAAGGCATACGTCATTGCACACGAAGTGGGACACCACATTCAATATCTCTTGGGCACGTCAGATAAAATGGACCGGCTGCGCCAGCGTTTGAGCGAAGAGGAATACAATAAATACTCGGTGAAGCTGGAATTGCAGGCTGATTTTTTTGCCGGCGTATGGGCGCATTATGCGCAAGGCCAGGGCTTGCTGGAAGCCGGCGATATGGAAAGCGCATTAAAAGCCGCGCAAGCCATTGGCGACGACCAATTGCAAAAAGAAGCACAAGGTTATGCGGTGCCCGAATCGTTCACGCACGGCACATCGGCGCAACGGATGTTTTGGTTAAAGAAAGGTTTTGAAACCGGCGATATAAAACAAGGCGACACGTTTAACGACCCGGGTTTACAATAA
- a CDS encoding ArsR/SmtB family transcription factor, whose protein sequence is MGATKSYEFSAKENRLAKYAKALAHPARIAILKFLANKAACQCGDIVEELPLSQSTVSQHLKELKEAGLIKGEIDGAKVCYCIDEKEWKAAQAWINQLFESYKGGSNCC, encoded by the coding sequence ATGGGAGCAACGAAATCATACGAGTTCAGTGCAAAGGAAAACAGGTTGGCGAAATATGCTAAAGCTTTGGCACACCCTGCACGAATTGCCATACTGAAGTTTCTTGCTAACAAAGCAGCTTGTCAGTGCGGAGACATCGTTGAAGAACTGCCGCTTTCCCAGAGCACCGTTTCACAGCATCTAAAAGAACTAAAAGAAGCCGGACTGATTAAGGGAGAAATCGATGGAGCAAAAGTGTGTTATTGCATTGATGAAAAAGAGTGGAAGGCGGCACAAGCCTGGATTAATCAACTTTTTGAAAGTTATAAGGGTGGCAGCAATTGTTGCTGA
- a CDS encoding DegT/DnrJ/EryC1/StrS family aminotransferase: MPGYELWSDAERKELMDVVESGVLMRYGFDAQRKGHWKAKELEQAICNRFGSRHAQLVSSGTAALTTAMAALGIGAGDEVIMPSFTFVASFEAVLSVGAIPVLVDVDETLTLNPGAVRNAITPKTKCVMPVHMCGSMADMDALQSICAEHGLLLLEDACQSIGASYKGKSLGTIGDAGTFSFDFVKTMTCGEGGVVLTNSEEVYTKCDAYSDHGHDHKGVDRGADLHPFLGYNFRLSELHAAVGLAQVKRVDEFLAIQKKNQTALKNILSAIPQISFRKLPDPDGDSCTFLSWFLPTEELTRAVITEMKAQGIAGGNFYWFDNNWHYIRKWDHLKNASSLHPLHDEQRKALQALASQDFSASDAVMSRCVSTSISLLWTEEQVKEKGEKMVAAINKVLASESINA; the protein is encoded by the coding sequence ATGCCCGGATATGAATTGTGGAGCGATGCGGAACGCAAAGAATTAATGGACGTGGTAGAAAGCGGCGTGCTGATGCGCTACGGTTTTGATGCGCAGCGCAAAGGCCACTGGAAAGCAAAAGAACTCGAACAAGCCATCTGCAACCGTTTTGGTTCAAGACATGCGCAGCTTGTGTCGAGCGGAACAGCCGCACTGACAACGGCGATGGCCGCTTTGGGCATTGGCGCGGGAGACGAAGTCATCATGCCTTCGTTTACGTTTGTGGCAAGTTTTGAAGCCGTGTTGAGCGTGGGTGCCATTCCTGTTTTGGTTGACGTGGATGAAACCCTCACGTTAAATCCCGGTGCTGTAAGAAACGCGATTACACCTAAAACAAAATGCGTCATGCCCGTGCACATGTGCGGCAGCATGGCCGACATGGATGCGCTGCAAAGCATCTGCGCAGAACACGGCTTGTTGTTGCTTGAAGATGCCTGCCAAAGCATCGGCGCTTCGTACAAAGGAAAGAGTTTGGGAACCATCGGCGATGCCGGAACCTTTTCGTTTGATTTTGTAAAAACCATGACCTGCGGCGAAGGCGGCGTGGTGCTGACGAACAGTGAAGAGGTTTATACGAAATGCGATGCTTATAGTGATCACGGCCACGATCACAAAGGCGTTGACCGCGGCGCGGATCTGCATCCTTTTCTTGGTTACAACTTTCGTCTTTCTGAATTGCACGCAGCCGTTGGCCTGGCACAGGTAAAACGGGTAGATGAATTTTTGGCCATCCAAAAAAAGAATCAAACTGCGTTAAAGAATATTCTCTCCGCCATCCCACAAATTTCTTTTCGCAAGCTTCCCGATCCCGATGGCGACAGTTGCACGTTTTTGAGTTGGTTTTTGCCCACCGAAGAACTCACAAGAGCGGTAATAACCGAAATGAAAGCGCAGGGCATTGCCGGTGGAAATTTCTATTGGTTCGACAACAACTGGCACTACATCCGCAAGTGGGATCATTTAAAAAACGCATCGTCGCTTCATCCTTTGCATGATGAGCAACGAAAAGCACTGCAGGCTTTGGCCTCGCAAGATTTTTCTGCATCCGATGCGGTGATGAGCCGCTGCGTTTCTACTTCTATTTCGTTGTTGTGGACGGAAGAACAAGTGAAGGAAAAAGGCGAGAAAATGGTAGCCGCGATTAATAAAGTTTTGGCAAGCGAAAGCATCAACGCTTAA